The Theobroma cacao cultivar B97-61/B2 chromosome 2, Criollo_cocoa_genome_V2, whole genome shotgun sequence genome includes the window CTTGTCATGGAAGCACTATACCTATTATTTCTAATCAAAACATGTAGGATCCAATCTTTGACGAAACCTAAACCTGATGAGCATGCTTGGGACAAAAGCCTGTCAAATGAACCAATCGTAAAGACTCGGTATTCTAGAACCATTTTCTCCAACTTTACTTGAAAGCAACATATAAAGCTAAAGCTAATAAATAGCCACCCCAATTCCCTCCTCAATCCACTCATCGATTCTTCTCAACATCTCAGAGttacaaacaaaagaaaaatgcctCTCTCCGTACTTTCCAAATTCTCCATTCTAGCATTCATTGCAtcctttttcatattttctgcTCTGGCTCATGATTTCTCCATACTGGGTTATTCACCAGAGCATCTGACTTCCACGGCTAAACTTATTGAGCTCTTTGAATCATGGATATCGAAGCATGGGAAAATTTATGAATCCATTGAAGAGAAGCTACTGAGGTTTGAGGTTTTCAAGGATAACTTGAAGCACATTGACAAGAGGAATAAGGAAATCAGCAGCTATTGGCTTGGGTTGAATGAGTTTGCTGACTTGAGCCATGAAGAGTTCAAGAACAAGTATTTAGGACTCAAATCAGAGGTTCTCAGGAAGAACCAATCACCTGAAGACTTCACTTACAGAGATGTGGCTAACTTGCCAAAGTCTGTTGattggagaaagaaaggagcTGTTGCCCCAGTCAAGAATCAAGGTTCTTGCGGTAAGCATCCTCGCTCTCTGGATACATTCCTGGTCTTCTACGGATCAATGCAGAGCAATTTTTATGACAACATTGGTAAACATGAATGCAGGTAGCTGCTGGGCATTTTCAACGGTAGCAGCTGTTGAGGGCATAAACAAGATCGTAACAGGAAACTTGACTTCCTTGTCTGAGCAACAGCTGATTGACTGCGATACATCTTTCAACAATGGCTGCAATGGAGGTCTTATGGATTATGCATTTGAGTTCATCGTCGCCAATGGTGGACTTCACAAAGAGGAAGACTACCCTTACCTCATGGAGAAAGGCACCTGTGAAGAAAAGAAGGCAGATACAACATTCATAACATTTCACGAAAGTTACACTGTTATGTAAGCAATGGCTTATTTGATTAACCATGTTTGTTGTTCTCTTCAGGAGGAAACGGAGGTCGTGACAATCAGTGGTTACCACGATGTACCAGAAAATGACGAGCAAAGCCTCTTGAAAGCTCTGGCTCACCAACCTCTCAGTGTAGCCATTGAGGCTTCCGGAAGAGATTTCCAATTCTACAGTGGGGTAAGCTTGTTAGCTTTACATAATCTGTAATCATTTCATTCAGCTTACAAGTTTTCTCGCAATCTTGATTTACGCAATGCTGTGGGGTGTTGTTACAGGGTGTATTCAACGGGCCATGTGGAACTGAACTGGATCACGGAGTAGCAGCAGTTGGCTATGGAACCTCAAAAGAGTCAGATTACATCATCGTGAAGAACTCCTGGGGACCGAAATGGGGAGAAAAAGGGTACATAAGGATGAAGAGAAACACAGGAAAACCTGAAGGGCTCTGTGGTATCAACAAGATGGCCTCATACCCTACCAAGAAGTGAAGAAGTGACGTGAAAGATGTAGGTTTCGCTTGTCAAGAAAAACTTCGTTTTCTGCGTTTAAGCCTATTTCCATAGTTCCTTCCTTGTGTTGACCCAATTTGTTGGCCTACTTTTGCCATGTTCCTTCGTTAATAAAAATGGCTAAGAATTTCGTTTGAAAAACTTGGCATGATCTCTTAAATAAGAACGCAAACTCGGGGATGCCAGATTGGCAGATTCCTACCCATTTCGAGAAATAACCTTGGAATCAACAGTACATGGAAATATTTGCAGGCATTCATGCCATTCTCTTGTGAAAATTGAACACATTAATCGGAAcaatcttttcttcttttgtcaCACTGGGAACGAGACCAACCCACCCAATGGGCTTGGGGTCTGGGTTCACCATAAGAAGaggataataaaataaaaaataaacgaAAAACCTCTTTCCTCAATtggattatatatatgtaaattatAGACTATACTTCAAAATAACAATATTTGCTTCTCACACGAATTGCCTGGAGCCTACATTCGAGGCCGTATTGAGAACTGCCCAGGCCCTTACCCCCTAACTCCGCAACCAGACTAACGGTGTGGAGGCGCTGATCCACATACAACGGACTCTGTTGGCACACAATATCTATCCTTCGGTTTTGTGTTAGCTATAAGTGGAATGTGGTGGTCACTAAATGTCCATAGAAGGACATTGAAGGACTTTGCTCAGCTTTTAAGGGTAATCTTGACattttgtagatatatatttatgtatttttttttaccttgaAGAATTAAATCAATATAATAGTACATTCTATTTACCAATTTAATTGTAGgctttaatttaaaaaaaaatttactcaaatagAACATTTTCACATGTAATTAACaatatactaatttaatttaacaGAGTCAGGAGACGGCCAGGCCTAAAGCCTCTGGATTGATATTTTTCTGCTAATAATTCATATTAAGAAATATTGAGAGTTCAAGATTACATGcgtacaagaaaaattcaagcgCATGCAAATAGTTTTCAGATTTCATTATTAAGTTTGTAGGCCCTACGACCTAACTCTATTATATGCATtgaataattaagaaattggATTTAGAAGTGCAAGCAAAGAATCAGATTATCAACCCAAAACTTCATTGTATTTGAAGACACAATCGTACAGCCGTCCCCCGAGAAACTGGGCAACTTCTTGATGCTTCACCTGTGAGAAATGGCAGAAGAAGATAAACTTTAATGGAAACTCCGCAAAATAACACCAAGTCCTCACTAACTGAGCATCGGGAGGTGATACTATTACCATTCCAATCTTCAGTGAATCGCACTTAAACTGAGCATAAAGATTAGTCTCTATTCCACGACCCTGCGCATGTGCACAAGCCAAAGCAATCAACACATGGATACCGATACCTTAGTTGCATACGGCCTATCCACAAGGATACAACCGAAGCATAGAACAAACAACTGCACTTGCATAGAATAATGATGACCGAACCTAAACCATAAACAGCAACCTTTTTGACCTATTCAACCAATACAagattaaaagatttttatcaCTGAGCATGTTAATCACTGACTCAATCTCTAAAGAATGAAGTATAATCAACCAACAGTTGACCTATTTAGACTTAAGACTATACATAATACGATTTGAATAGCCAGGGTTCAAGTTTGGCTCATCACGTTCTTAAAGTCATAAACATTTAACAGAAACCAATGATGAAAAATTCCCAACCAGAAATCTGTTGGTCATAACTTCACTAATGTAGTGGACTATAGAAAACCTACCATGCCTTCCAAAATAACTAAGTCTGCATCACTGGCCAGGTAGGCAAGCTCTTGTGATACTCTTGTAAGATCAATAACCTGCAAAAACAGAAGAGGCTCTTACTTCAATAACCAACATACACATTGTTTATTAAGTTGGGATGCATTAGGCAAATAGCACAACTATATCTTACCGGCAAATCATTACCAGAATTGGCAATCAAAAGATTTGAGGTATCAACACCAACAAGCTTGCCATTTTTATCCTTCAACTGGTAAATTAGCAATTAATATATCAGAGTCAatctcaaaagaaaaaacaaaatgatcaTAATTCTAAAACGTTTTTGTCTCCATCACCTTTGATATAATCTCAACCAGTTCAGGATAAGTTACATCATTGATGGAAGGCAAGTCATTAGCTGCCAACACAACCTGtgcaaagaggaaaaaaagacAAACATAATTCTAGCTGATTTTTCTAATGAATATCTAGCATTAGAGAAGATGATATTTTGTGATCTTGAAACACACTTAAGATTGGTCATACAATAGGAAACAGGGAAATGAATTTTTAAGGACTACCAAATGACACAATAAAGTAAAATCTATTAAGTAATTTGACCTTGTCATTAACAAGAAACCAAACACTGCGAGAAAAGAATACTGACTAACTCAGAATACTATTATTTGGCCTTGATAGTTTAATCTAGTATAAGCGTCCTTTTGTGCAGATACATAGCACTATTAAAGTAATACAGTCATGCAGCTCTATGACACTCTGCAAATATATCACTGAGACAGACGATAAGATGGTTGAAACCATTAAAATACATATGACAAATTTAGaaactttgtttcttttttattgttttgcaGAATTCAAAAGTCAAAAGTCGAGAAACTTAAAAAACACACTTATTTCTGCACATATAACATATATGTCATTGAAAACATACACaaaaaatttttggggttttgaATGCAAACCTGGGTCCCACGTCGGAGCAATTCTCTTGCAAATGACAAAATACCCAAGATTATATCTGCACCAGAGTTATCAACAAAAATGACAGCCTGCCATTGCAAACAAAAAGGATAATTGGTTAGGAGATGACACATGTATAACAGCATCAACTTCTTTCAATTTACTATTTTGAAAAAGTGAGTagtgaaaagagaaaagatgtCATGTTAAATTCATTGTGTATGGACTTGCCTTTTTCCAAGATTTCTTGCCccattttgctttaaaagtgTCCAAGTCATCAATGACCCAAGGTCGAGGAACAAGATTTTGACAACTAGCCAAAAAGGACATTCCGTCCCTTGAGAAAACCTCAGCAAGCTTCAAAAAGGAAGGGAAAACGTAAGTACCACTGCAAAATTTATCCCTATTATGATATActtctaaattaaaatgagtATCAATACCAAAAAATCTTCCCAACCAGAATGCATTAGACATGTTATAGCATAGGCTGGACACATGAGAAGATTTTCATTTATCAATGATAGTTCATCCATGGGCCAAGATGATCATGGCAACAATAAAGAAAGACCCCGATTGAAGATCCAAGTAGAAAATGTTACAAAGACAAATTGCTTTTGGGAGCACAAGAAATACATGACAATTTCTATTTTAACAAATAACATAGAGagctaaaaaattattaaaatcgTGTTGCCTATCTCAGATAGTTGGAATTCAATGCCTTATGGAGATCACTGCTAAACATGGTAAGTTGTGACTAAACTGACTAATATGATATGCCACTAATGGTGAGTGTAAATACTTTTTGACAATAATGATGAGCTGAATGTCACATAATGATTGAACTACCTGTGCAGAACCAAGATCAAATATGTTTCCAGCAAATATTCCTCTAACCAGATTCTCCAGACGCTTCCCTCCATCTTCAATATTATCATTAAGACAAACTACTTCCGGAAATAGGGAGATAGCCTTTGCATTCTCTTCATCCTATTGCAAATTTTCCAAACAAGTAGAAGAATGCCTTTAATAAAACGGGAAAAGCATAAAACACAGGCAACTATATTAACATCTGACTCCGCTGCCCCtccatttccttcttttctcaTATTGCAAGTTCAACAATAGAAATAGTAGATGATTCTCAGATTTATAACAAGTACATGCAGATGATCCTCCAACCACCCACAATGTTGATTTTGGTTGTTTTTCCTTGAAAATATACCAGCTTActgaaaaggaaattaaattACCGGTATTGTTTGTGCACGATGATATAAAATTCAATCATCCAAGTTAGATAATTATAAATTGGCTTTCTGACTGCTTGCATGTAAAACTACAGTTTTTAGCAATAAAACAAGCTGTATACTTACTTTGACTTTCTTGAATATATCTCTAAATCCCAACTCTCTAAGAACTTGTTCACGAAGTCTGCAGAGAAGCTACAAGACCCAAAAATACCATGAGGACTGCACACATATCTTCAAGAAAAACCAGTCCGAAATCCATAAAGTAATATAGACTAGTTTCAAGAAATCTAACTTACTATACAATCAGGTGGCCCGCCATGGCTTTCAGGATCTTTCTTCAAGTCGTTAAGTATCTCTCCATACCTTCACAAAATTAAGCAAAAACACACACATGAGAAGAAACACTGACAATTGCAGATGCTTATCAGCAACCAATTAGACATGTTTTTATAGAGAGGGAACGATCATTTAAGTTTTCCTAAAGAAAAATGTTCATAGATAAAATCATATCTCCTTTTGCAACGATGGGATCATTTGTAAAGCAATAGAAAGTATAGAGAAAGCACAAGAAATTTAGGGGGTAGAAAAGCCAATACCTTTGAGCAAATTTCTCAGCTTTAGTTGGAGCATCAGCCACAGTAGTATCGCTCTCAGCTCGTTTCCTGCAACAGATTGAAGTAATGAGCAAAACTCTCCGGAAAACACGGGTACTAAAGCAtattcttttaataaaaaaatgcaaaatttcATGCCTTTAGTTCATCATGACAGCAAAGGAATCTAATTGACAATAAAAAAACCGTAAAATCCATCAAATAATCGCATACAACTAAAGAAAGCAATCAGTAGAGCAGATGAACTTAATCAGAGAAACTCGAAGTACCCAACtttttttaggaaaaaaaaaaagaaggaaacaagaaagaaaaagaaaaggggtaCTTGAAGGAGGGAATGGAATTGCGGAAGAGGTCGATCCAGGCAATTTCGGTAGGGGTAGCCTTTCGAGGATTATCGGATGGGAATCTGTAGGGGATCGTACATGCCCTGTAGTTGGATTCGATTGGCGTCGTCAGCAATGGAAATGCCACCATCTCTGAATCGCTCTCCATCTTTCCTTcgcctttctttctttcttttgtggGCACAGAATGGGAAAGAGAATGGAGGGAAacacaaagaagaaaaacccaCCCTCGGCAAGATATATACTCTTACTATTATGCACGTTTTGGGTGTTTTCTgtgttttttctcttcttcaaagtaaaagtaaaaacaaacaCGAAATTTAAACCTCCTTCTCCTCCTCTTCTTCTTATTATTATCTTCTTAGGCTCATTTAGATTGTGGTGTTTCTGAAAGTCGATCGTTTCTTCCTCGAATTGGAATATGGCAATCAAACCaatgtctttttcttttatacaGTGGTATTATTTTCTCTGTGCATTGGAACATGGCAAAAGTAGTGAAACATGTTACACGACTTATTCACTTATTTCATTCGGTTTAGTCAAGTGAAGCAAATACtataaatttaagattttcaaaaaaactaTAAATTAAAGATTTGAGTTACTTTATTTCAGTTTTTTACCTTAGTTAAAGTTTCCTAAACGTTACATAGGTTTAGACGGTAGGCTATGTTGAATTTAGATTTTGCATGGAATATTTCGGAAGCTTGTGTGGCAGCTTAAGAAATTAGTTTTTGTTTAACAACTGACTACATGTTGAGCAGTCCTTGATGAAACATGTAACCTATGCATGCTTGGATGTGATGTTTTTCTTTGTAGACACGTCTATGGTTTGGTGACGAAAGCTTTGTTACTTTGCagtttcaaatttaagttcCAAGTGCTTGCATCAGATAGCTCTCTGtgttttttcttcctccttttTCCTTGTCTGCTTTCTTCTGTGTTCTTTAATGGCAGTATTTACTGCCTATGCATGTTATTGAAATCTGTTGaaatggtatcagagctcccATCCTGTTCTTGAGGGACTTGAATAGCCTTTAAAACCACCAACAATTCTTCAAAACAAGCTCTGAATTTACCCAGAAAACCTCACAAGTACATGGCATCTAGCAGCTTCATGCTTCAGGCACCACCAATCTTCGATGGTGATAATTATCTCATTTGGTTCGTGAAAATGAAAGCATACCTCGGGGCTTTTGGTCTTTGGGATGTGGTGGAGACTGGTGGAGAGCCACCTGCCTTGCCAGCCAACCCCACCATCGCGCAAATTAATCAGCACAATGAGGAAGTGGCTAAACCCTACAAAGCACTGTCCTACATACATTCAGCAGTGACAGACGCTATATTTACTAGAATAATGACTTGTGAGACTCCTAAAGAAGCATGGGACAAGCTGAAGGAGGAGTTCCAGGGGTCGGAAAGGACAAGGCAAAGACAAATCCTTAATCTAATGAGGGAGTTCGAAGTCTTAAAGATGAAGGATAATGAGCCTGTCAAGGAATATATTGACAAACTCGTTCTAATTGTTAATCAGGTGAGGCTACTGGGTGGAGATATGCCAGAAAAAAGACTGATAGAAAAAGTACTCGTCAGTATTCCAGAGAGGTTCGAGTCCATTATTTCTTTCTTGGGGTGGTCTAAGGACCTTTCTAAGCTCACTCTCACAGAGGTGGTTGATGCTCTCCAAGCCTCAGAGTATAGAAGAGCCATAAGGCTTGATGAAATCACTGAAAATGCCCTGCATGCAAAAGAGGAAGGACAGGAAACAAGGTCAGTTTGGTAAAGCTCAAAACAGGAAAAGTAAGTATCAGTCATGTCCCCATTGCAAGAAAAGAAACCATGCAGAATCTAATTGCTGGTTCAGGCCTAATGTTAAGTGTAGATCCTGCAACCAATTTGGCCATGTAGAAATAGTTTGCAAGAAAAAACCCAATCCTTAAAACAAGGCTGCTCAAGCTTCAGAGAAAGCAGAGGCTCGATGACCTGAGATTTAAGCTTGGAgtcttcaaatcaaatttgaagTAGTATTGAACTTAAAATTTGCATGAAGTTCTTTTTGAAGCTTGTGTCACGTGTGGTAGCTTAAGatattagtttttgtttaaGAACTGACTGCATGCTGAGCAGTCCTTGATGAAACAAGTAACCTATGCATGCTTGGATGTGATATTTTGCTTTGTACACGTTTATGGTTAGGTGATGAAAGCTTTGTAACTttgcattttcaaatttaagttgAAGTACTTGTATCAGATAGCGTTTAATGTAAGAAGTTTATCAGTTCAAGCTCTctgttttttcttccttcttcttccttatcTGTTTTCTTCTGTTTTCTTTAATGGCAGTATTTCCTGCCTATGCATGTTATTGAAATCTGTTTACAGCTATGAGAACCGCAAAAACTTTTAGACTAACAAAATAATCCGGGGATAGCCAGCACAAACACACAAGTATACAAACTGCATAAATATTGCAGGGttacttgaaagatcaaaATTCTGCTTTATGCTAAGCACATGGTGGTGGGATTTGGGTGCCAATGTATTTAGCCCTGACATTTTTACAAGTGGAAGTCGCTTGTTTCTCCCCTGATGCCAGGTCCAAGTGAACATCTTCAAGGTAAATATCCTGGCATGGGATCCCTTTGCTACATTCTAGTGTTACCGCCACTGCAGATGATGATGTTCCctttattttcttgaaatatatGTCACTTAGTTTCACTTGAGATGTTCCCTGCACTCAAACATTTGTGGCATATTTGTTGGTCAGTATCTATCCGGATAACTATAGCAGAAATCGTATAGATATTGTCATCTGGACTTACCATTGGGGTGCAAGATGTGAATGGACAATATGCCTGATCGATTATAATCGGATTGGTCACATTGTTCATGTTGATGTTTTCGAATGTCATATTGGTGGCAGCACTTCTGTCTGGAGAGTTAGCCCATGTCTTGATCCTAATCCCATTCGTGGTCCCTGTAATTGTGCAGTCTCTAACCACTAATCCACTTACATCACCTTCATTCCTATATCTTCCCAGACTTCCAACGCTATAACAGGCAATGGCcgtaataagttttttttttttttaaatttagtaGCTCAAATTAGAGAATAAAGGATACAATTGTGAGAGATAACAGGAATAGGGTGCAGCAGCAGGTAATGAGGAAGTTAAAAGAGTACCTGATGCCATGACCTGGCCCGCAGCTGATGCTTGTGATGGTGACCTGAGAATTTCCTTGTCCAATAGATATGCAGTCATCACCTGTACCTATAAGTGATCGTGAAAAGTGTACGCTAGAGCTTCGTTCGATATGGATCCCATCTGTGTTAGGGCTATCTGCTGGGGCTGAAATCTTGATTTTACTGCCCTTGAAGTTCTTGCATTCGACAAGAGCCATATGAAAGAACTTGCTATTTACTGAAGTTATGCTTCTTACAACCGTCCTATTCGTCCCCACAAATTTGACATTCTGCAACAAAAAAGACAGTTTTTCCTCATTAGATCTGATCTTTATTCTTGGCTGCAACCTAATATGACATGTAAAAGCACTTAAAACGCTTCATACAGGGTGCATAAAGGCAAACCTCCCTATTCTACGTTTAAGCCCGGGGCCCAACTAGAAGCGTTTGGGAGCAATGCAAGACGCAAAACTACGGACAATTTACAAATACAGTTGATCAGAGctaaaagagtaaaatgttCAAGGTTAAGGAACGTACAGTTGGAAGAAGTTTGCAGTTAAAGTCAGTGGGGCACCTATTGTAAGGCCATGCTTTGGCACCCTGCCCATCAAAAGTCCCTCCTCCAGTCAAAATTAGCCCCTCCACCCATTTGAATTCAACCCAACCAGCACTATATCCATATTGAGACAAGTTTGTTGTTGCCTTCAGATAACCCTGAAAGTTTCTTCCTCAATCATGGTCAAAATTATGTGGGGAAATGCAAATGGCATAGAAGAAAATAAGCCAGGAGAGTAAGCAGAAGGTACCTTCACACGAACTGTTATTTTAGACACATTTGTGCAGGGGCCTGCGAATTTGACAGGGCCAACCAAGTATGTCCCTCTTGGAATCACAAGGTCTACCTCACCTGTAGCCTGACATGCTTTCTTCCATGCTGCTCTGAAGGCCTGGCAACTTGAAATAGCAAGTTAACAAAACTTTATTTTggcaaaaataagaaataacataaacatATGATGGAACTCTCGTGATTCTATCTTGTTTGTTACTCCCACAAATTCAAACTATGCAGCTATTATTACTTTTTGCCTAGTAATTCaatggagaaagaaagagtaGGAAACAAACTTTGCTGTCATCAGTCAGTCCATCGGCCCGAGCACCAAAGCTCTTGACATTGAATAAATGAGAGCTCCTTCCCTTGTAATGTGATAACCCAAGCCCCCTTCCATGTTGTTCAAAGCCTTCCATTCCTAAATCTGCACTTCTTGCTCCACTTTCCCCAGCAAAAACAACATTGAAACAAAACAATGAAAGCACCAATAGCAACTTGGTGTGAGTATCAAGGCTCATGTTCCTACAATGTGTTATATCTCCTTGCTGTTCAACCTCGCACTTATTATGACAGTATTCTCTCTCTCGTAGACTTGAGATAGAGTACTGCGATCAGCAAAAGAAAACAGTGCCACACCCACACCCGTACCCGCCCAACTGGGAATGGtttgaattttcaacaaaGGGCGGGCTTCTGGAGTTACCATAACTGCCGTTAACTCCCTCCCACTACTCCTTAACTTGGTTATTAACCGCCTCGTTCAAAGAGAGGTTATAGTAGTCAAAAGAGATGACTTGTTTTCTTTCCATCAATATTCTAGCTCTTCTCATCCTTTAGCAAATCTCTGGTAGTTTACTATActggacaaaaaaaaaaaaccattaaaaatcTTTAGCAAATACATTTTGGGACTAATACAAAGTGCAGTTTCAATATATCTTAAGATCATTCCATTAAACTTGTTATATACCATATTTGGTAAAAACAAATAAGCTTAAGAAAAATTGACACTTGCTACCTTCCATTTCGTTCAAATGCATTCCTTTGCATGCTATGAACTTGTTTTAGTGATTTTGTTTGTTGGGATTTTAATTGGTAGTATTTACCTCATAGCTAATTgtattaaaatgattaaaatgatGGGCATGCACCGATTTTCGATGAATGCTAATGGTCAATGATATTTAATGCACTGAcagtatataatttttatataccATTAAGTTACTGAATCTTTACATCTAATTAATGAAGTAttgttttgaaagaaataatatttttatacgGTTCGacatcaaattttaatattattttcttcaaaataatatcTCATTAATGAGATGTTAGAATTGGATAGtatgataatatataaaaacaataCAATGCCAATACATCAAATATTTTCTAGAAATGAATCATGGAAACGTGATGGCTATAAATCACGACAAGAGCAAAAGCTTTTTCAGCTGGCCCCGGCGAGTGGAAGGACAATGAAGTGAATGCAAGTAGGTTTTATTAGTTTCTTTAGAGTcccaatcaattaaataaaggATAGACAATAGCATCCTTTCCAGTTTCAACTCTCAAGTGAAAGCAACTCATCTCACTGGAAAAGCCCAAAAATAGAAAACGGCATTTTGGTTCCAATTATTGTATCCATGGCTTCATTTAACAAACCAAGAGCTTTCCCTTGGGCAAAGCAAGGATTTGACATATTGCCTTTGAAAGCAAGAACCCATGTAAAGTCTCAACCATGCTAAATTGCTCAATCATAAGTATCATCAATGAATAAATGTTAAAAAGGATGGTAACCTGTTTAATTTGTCTGGTTAATCCCCAacacctttttcttcttttcttcattgaAATGTAATCATACACAGGACACCATCAATAGGTTGTACTGAAAGCAAACCTACATGTACATAATCAATGCATCTAGAATGaacaaaaattctaaaatagCAAACTGGCTATAGCAAATTTGAGAAAAGACATCACTCAAATAATCCCTGCATTTGTTTTCTTCACCTTCTTTACATAGAACCTCATTTCTTTGCCTTTGCGAACCTGAGGCATCTatatttttcaccacttacaGTGATTTCCAGTGCTCCATCTTGGTTATCTTGATTCGACGCTGTTCCCATTAGGacacttttctctttttcaaggttttctttttccatcttCAGCCTTGCCTCTTGTCGTGCAATCTCTGCCTGGAAGATTAAAAGAACATTCCAGAATACCACAACATAGTCAAGTAACAGCACAAGTACACACTTATGCAAGCAATATGATGTGCTTCAGATATATCCTGCTATTATGCTAACTCAATCACAATGCTCTAAGTCATTTATGTGCATACTTAACATATATAAGAGAAACTAACACCAATCAATACATGTACAGATGGTTAGACCATGACGAGTTAGGATTTAGAAAT containing:
- the LOC18608377 gene encoding cysteine protease XCP1, with protein sequence MPLSVLSKFSILAFIASFFIFSALAHDFSILGYSPEHLTSTAKLIELFESWISKHGKIYESIEEKLLRFEVFKDNLKHIDKRNKEISSYWLGLNEFADLSHEEFKNKYLGLKSEVLRKNQSPEDFTYRDVANLPKSVDWRKKGAVAPVKNQGSCGSCWAFSTVAAVEGINKIVTGNLTSLSEQQLIDCDTSFNNGCNGGLMDYAFEFIVANGGLHKEEDYPYLMEKGTCEEKKEETEVVTISGYHDVPENDEQSLLKALAHQPLSVAIEASGRDFQFYSGGVFNGPCGTELDHGVAAVGYGTSKESDYIIVKNSWGPKWGEKGYIRMKRNTGKPEGLCGINKMASYPTKK
- the LOC18608378 gene encoding uncharacterized protein At2g17340, whose translation is MESDSEMVAFPLLTTPIESNYRACTIPYRFPSDNPRKATPTEIAWIDLFRNSIPSFKKRAESDTTVADAPTKAEKFAQRYGEILNDLKKDPESHGGPPDCILLCRLREQVLRELGFRDIFKKVKDEENAKAISLFPEVVCLNDNIEDGGKRLENLVRGIFAGNIFDLGSAQLAEVFSRDGMSFLASCQNLVPRPWVIDDLDTFKAKWGKKSWKKAVIFVDNSGADIILGILSFARELLRRGTQVVLAANDLPSINDVTYPELVEIISKLKDKNGKLVGVDTSNLLIANSGNDLPVIDLTRVSQELAYLASDADLVILEGMGRGIETNLYAQFKCDSLKIGMVKHQEVAQFLGGRLYDCVFKYNEVLG
- the LOC18608379 gene encoding uncharacterized protein LOC18608379 yields the protein MASSSFMLQAPPIFDGDNYLIWFVKMKAYLGAFGLWDVVETGGEPPALPANPTIAQINQHNEEVAKPYKALSYIHSAVTDAIFTRIMTCETPKEAWDKLKEEFQGSERTRQRQILNLMREFEVLKMKDNEPVKEYIDKLVLIVNQVRLLGGDMPEKRLIEKVLVSIPERFESIISFLGWSKDLSKLTLTEVVDALQASEYRRAIRLDEITENALHAKEEGQETRSVW
- the LOC18608380 gene encoding exopolygalacturonase isoform X1 — its product is MSLDTHTKLLLVLSLFCFNVVFAGESGARSADLGMEGFEQHGRGLGLSHYKGRSSHLFNVKSFGARADGLTDDSKAFRAAWKKACQATGEVDLVIPRGTYLVGPVKFAGPCTNVSKITVRVKGYLKATTNLSQYGYSAGWVEFKWVEGLILTGGGTFDGQGAKAWPYNRCPTDFNCKLLPTNVKFVGTNRTVVRSITSVNSKFFHMALVECKNFKGSKIKISAPADSPNTDGIHIERSSSVHFSRSLIGTGDDCISIGQGNSQVTITSISCGPGHGISVGSLGRYRNEGDVSGLVVRDCTITGTTNGIRIKTWANSPDRSAATNMTFENINMNNVTNPIIIDQAYCPFTSCTPMGTSQVKLSDIYFKKIKGTSSSAVAVTLECSKGIPCQDIYLEDVHLDLASGEKQATSTCKNVRAKYIGTQIPPPCA
- the LOC18608380 gene encoding exopolygalacturonase isoform X2; the protein is MTANCQAFRAAWKKACQATGEVDLVIPRGTYLVGPVKFAGPCTNVSKITVRVKGYLKATTNLSQYGYSAGWVEFKWVEGLILTGGGTFDGQGAKAWPYNRCPTDFNCKLLPTNVKFVGTNRTVVRSITSVNSKFFHMALVECKNFKGSKIKISAPADSPNTDGIHIERSSSVHFSRSLIGTGDDCISIGQGNSQVTITSISCGPGHGISVGSLGRYRNEGDVSGLVVRDCTITGTTNGIRIKTWANSPDRSAATNMTFENINMNNVTNPIIIDQAYCPFTSCTPMGTSQVKLSDIYFKKIKGTSSSAVAVTLECSKGIPCQDIYLEDVHLDLASGEKQATSTCKNVRAKYIGTQIPPPCA